A genomic segment from Amygdalobacter nucleatus encodes:
- a CDS encoding ribonuclease R family protein, with the protein MLKERIDFIRDYIEKQQHFSAKCKAETERFQPKIDGRSFSKRSPRRDLRNLPTLTIDGASAKDLDDAISLTLDEAGLRHLYVHIADVSHYVQAGTSLDEEAYARGNSFYLGEIVLPMLPKILANNLCSLQAGTNKLTLTAELVYDQEATLVRTDFYESVIKSDLRATYEDIYAYFQKGELDDPLTYELLTEADLANMPAAYRKLAKEICLAKQLAAQLRAKRIKHGSIMFEVPELEFTFNAEHEPIKAGLHVITWTNQLIEEFMIAANEAVAAYAKANNIDIVYRTHGQPEAEKFANFLQLAKALGAIIPRSFYRGVKAIKPVDINHFLTRNQTNAAFSTLETMLLRSQAKACYLPQAKGHFGLALADYCHFTSPIRRYSDLLTHRALKNYWHRKSNKHLAKNLSKQCEHISEQERMALMMERDVDDILSAKYMQQFIGERYTATVSGIVAHGVFLDLPNAIEGFLPFRDLADHFIFMPEKMLALGLRTRKTLHLGDKIEVELARVDLETYLIDFVALDPYLGVKKSSSRVKKSSAKAKKSHKAKGKAVKVIQAKPHAKKHKVIRKQRKKAGRINDRHKQ; encoded by the coding sequence TTGTTAAAAGAAAGAATTGATTTTATTCGTGATTATATTGAAAAGCAACAGCACTTTTCAGCTAAATGCAAGGCGGAAACTGAGCGCTTCCAGCCTAAAATAGATGGCCGCAGTTTCTCTAAGCGCAGCCCAAGACGTGATTTAAGAAATTTACCGACATTGACAATTGACGGTGCTTCCGCAAAGGACTTAGATGATGCTATTTCTTTAACTTTAGATGAAGCTGGTTTGCGCCACCTTTATGTTCATATTGCAGATGTCAGCCATTATGTGCAGGCAGGCACTTCGTTGGATGAAGAAGCTTATGCACGCGGCAATAGCTTTTATCTGGGCGAAATTGTCTTGCCGATGCTACCGAAGATATTAGCTAACAATCTTTGTTCTTTACAAGCAGGTACCAATAAGCTAACTTTGACAGCTGAATTAGTTTACGATCAAGAAGCTACGCTTGTCAGAACTGATTTTTACGAATCTGTCATTAAGAGTGATTTACGGGCGACATATGAAGATATATACGCCTATTTTCAAAAAGGTGAATTAGATGATCCATTAACGTATGAACTTTTAACAGAGGCTGATTTAGCGAATATGCCAGCAGCTTATCGTAAGCTGGCAAAAGAAATATGTTTGGCCAAACAGCTGGCAGCTCAGCTCAGGGCTAAAAGGATTAAACATGGTTCGATCATGTTTGAAGTGCCAGAGCTAGAGTTTACATTTAATGCCGAGCATGAACCAATTAAGGCTGGATTACACGTTATTACATGGACAAACCAACTGATTGAAGAGTTCATGATTGCTGCGAACGAGGCAGTAGCTGCTTATGCGAAAGCTAACAATATAGATATTGTTTATCGTACACATGGGCAACCAGAAGCTGAGAAATTTGCAAACTTTTTACAGCTAGCTAAGGCCTTAGGCGCAATTATTCCACGCTCGTTTTATCGTGGCGTTAAAGCAATCAAGCCAGTTGATATTAATCATTTCTTAACTAGGAATCAGACTAACGCCGCTTTTAGCACATTGGAGACCATGCTTTTAAGAAGTCAAGCTAAAGCTTGTTATCTACCGCAAGCTAAGGGCCATTTTGGTCTAGCTTTGGCTGATTATTGCCATTTTACTTCTCCAATCAGACGTTATAGCGATTTACTGACACATCGGGCCTTAAAAAATTATTGGCATAGGAAGAGTAACAAGCACTTAGCTAAAAATCTAAGTAAACAGTGTGAACATATTTCTGAACAGGAACGTATGGCGCTTATGATGGAACGCGATGTAGATGACATTTTATCTGCTAAGTATATGCAGCAATTTATTGGAGAGCGTTACACTGCAACTGTGAGTGGAATTGTTGCACATGGTGTATTCTTGGACTTGCCTAATGCCATTGAGGGCTTTTTGCCTTTTAGAGATTTAGCCGACCATTTCATTTTTATGCCTGAAAAAATGCTGGCGTTAGGCTTGCGTACGCGTAAAACTTTACATTTAGGTGATAAAATCGAAGTGGAGTTAGCTAGAGTCGACCTTGAAACTTATTTGATTGATTTTGTAGCACTTGATCCTTATTTAGGCGTCAAGAAGTCTAGTTCTAGAGTCAAAAAATCTAGTGCAAAAGCGAAAAAATCACATAAGGCTAAGGGAAAAGCAGTCAAGGTTATTCAAGCAAAACCGCATGCTAAAAAGCACAAAGTCATTAGGAAGCAAAGAAAAAAGGCTGGGAGAATTAATGACAGACACAAACAATAA
- the mtaB gene encoding tRNA (N(6)-L-threonylcarbamoyladenosine(37)-C(2))-methylthiotransferase MtaB, whose protein sequence is MTDTNNKQTERLIFKLVTLGCRVNRYESDAISQGLQSYGWEDHDLIEDNESLPDVYVINTCGVTKEAARKSRQMVHKCLKANPKAYVVAVGCQIDLAHDTLGAHLGISNNDKAKAAQIVYTQYKDFLAQNGTEYPKHLLPRRQAACTFSDFGIVKQQSETRAFIKIQDGCQLNCSYCAIPLARGPVRSRPLDVIVDEAKALLANGFKEIVLTGIHISSYGLDLRKQAENVSLIDVMRAIDNLPNIERLRLGSLEPRLITAKFVEQIATLKHLTPHFHLSLQSGSDSVLRRMRRRYTTREYSKAIDLLKNLYPELNLTTDIIAGFPGESLEEHQASMRYVEEKGFTHLHVFPFSQREGTLANTMPNQLDNSLKRARTKEFIKLNNMLWRKRANLEIGRQHEVLLESKIAKEDALTAEQQKFFGLENVFAEVSGYTYNYLPVRLFFTDEEQFRQCHCNDLVKVEIFSHDGDDLFAKLL, encoded by the coding sequence ATGACAGACACAAACAATAAGCAAACAGAGCGCTTGATTTTCAAGCTGGTTACCTTAGGTTGTCGAGTTAATCGTTATGAGTCTGATGCTATTAGCCAAGGCCTACAAAGCTATGGCTGGGAAGATCACGATTTAATTGAAGATAATGAGAGCCTGCCAGATGTTTATGTAATTAACACTTGTGGTGTTACCAAGGAAGCTGCCAGAAAATCTAGGCAGATGGTGCATAAGTGCCTGAAAGCTAATCCTAAAGCCTATGTTGTAGCTGTCGGTTGTCAGATTGATCTTGCACATGATACTTTGGGTGCTCATTTGGGTATCAGCAACAATGACAAAGCCAAAGCGGCGCAGATTGTCTATACACAATACAAAGATTTCTTAGCCCAGAATGGGACAGAATATCCTAAACATTTGCTACCTAGACGCCAGGCCGCCTGCACCTTTTCTGATTTTGGTATTGTTAAACAGCAGAGTGAAACGAGAGCGTTTATTAAAATTCAGGACGGTTGTCAATTAAATTGCTCGTATTGTGCTATTCCGTTAGCACGCGGACCTGTGCGCAGTCGGCCATTAGACGTAATTGTGGATGAAGCTAAGGCTTTATTAGCAAATGGCTTTAAAGAAATAGTTCTAACTGGCATACACATATCATCCTATGGACTAGACTTAAGGAAGCAGGCCGAAAATGTTAGCTTGATCGATGTGATGAGAGCAATTGATAATTTGCCAAATATCGAACGTTTACGTCTAGGCTCTTTGGAACCTCGTTTAATTACGGCCAAATTTGTGGAACAGATTGCAACTTTGAAGCATTTGACGCCGCATTTCCATTTATCTTTGCAAAGTGGCTCAGATTCAGTTCTGAGAAGGATGCGTAGACGCTATACAACTAGAGAATATAGTAAGGCAATTGATTTATTAAAGAACTTATATCCAGAGTTGAATTTAACGACGGATATAATCGCTGGTTTCCCAGGCGAAAGCCTAGAAGAACATCAGGCAAGCATGCGTTATGTCGAAGAAAAAGGCTTTACCCATTTGCACGTTTTCCCTTTTAGTCAGAGAGAGGGAACTTTGGCCAATACTATGCCGAATCAACTGGATAACAGTTTGAAACGAGCTCGGACTAAGGAGTTCATTAAGTTGAACAATATGCTTTGGCGCAAGCGTGCGAATTTGGAGATTGGCCGTCAGCATGAAGTTTTGCTGGAGTCTAAAATTGCCAAAGAGGATGCTTTAACAGCTGAACAACAGAAATTCTTCGGCCTTGAGAATGTTTTTGCTGAAGTTAGCGGCTACACATATAACTATTTGCCAGTTCGTCTGTTCTTTACGGATGAGGAGCAATTTAGGCAATGTCATTGCAATGATTTGGTCAAAGTTGAGATTTTTAGTCATGATGGTGATGATTTGTTCGCTAAATTGCTTTAA
- a CDS encoding IreB family regulatory phosphoprotein: MTNNNTARFDLRLDKNSEAEQIMQEVLLALEEKGYNPINQLVGYFLSGDPTYITNHRGARAVIRRMERDELLEVIIRLYCEQLKNKR; encoded by the coding sequence ATGACAAATAATAATACTGCTCGTTTCGATTTGCGCCTGGACAAAAATAGCGAGGCTGAACAGATTATGCAAGAGGTGTTGTTAGCACTTGAGGAGAAGGGCTACAATCCAATTAATCAATTGGTCGGATATTTCTTGTCAGGAGATCCTACTTATATTACGAATCATCGAGGAGCTAGAGCTGTGATTCGCCGGATGGAGCGTGATGAACTCTTAGAGGTTATCATTCGCTTGTATTGTGAGCAGCTCAAGAACAAAAGATGA
- the ruvX gene encoding Holliday junction resolvase RuvX, which produces MSRVLGIDFGLARIGLALSDPLGMFARGYKTLQNKPNLQAEIMAEIKDVIAKEDVTEIVLGLPKRTDGKASNSEALAREFGAMLEAVCNLPIHFFDERFTTVIAHQILNASAKKRDSHAKRKVVDQVAAEIILQNYLDSRR; this is translated from the coding sequence ATGAGTCGAGTATTAGGTATTGATTTTGGCTTGGCACGGATAGGCTTAGCTTTAAGTGATCCGCTTGGTATGTTCGCCCGTGGCTATAAGACTTTGCAGAATAAGCCGAATTTGCAGGCTGAGATTATGGCTGAGATTAAGGACGTGATAGCCAAGGAAGATGTGACGGAAATTGTCTTAGGTCTGCCTAAGCGCACAGATGGCAAAGCTTCAAATAGCGAAGCGTTAGCTAGAGAATTTGGAGCTATGTTGGAAGCTGTCTGCAATTTACCTATTCACTTCTTTGATGAGCGCTTTACAACTGTTATTGCGCATCAAATTTTGAATGCGAGTGCTAAGAAGCGTGACAGTCACGCTAAACGCAAGGTCGTAGATCAAGTAGCAGCTGAGATAATTTTGCAAAACTATTTGGATAGTCGGCGCTGA
- the uvrA gene encoding excinuclease ABC subunit UvrA: protein MQKFIQIRGAREHNLKNVNLDLPREKLIVLTGLSGSGKSSLAFDTIFAEGQRRYIESLSTYARMFLGQSHKPDVDAIHGLSPTVAIDQKTNSHNPRSTVGTVTEVYDYLRLLYARIGKAHCPNCKQPIEHLAKDQILKSILDLGEGSRLLILAPLVLQAKGEYKKLFSNFHDQGYVRFFVDGEIYDLDDGPINLDKNKKHVIALVVDRIVLRLNDLERISAAVELALDLGKGMLFVKKIERNSEAMVNKLPEKGKNNVLNLPELGTLYSTLNSCPKCQISIGNIDRPLFSFNSPIGACPECKGLGSFKSVNLQAVVRYPERSIKDGAIQAPGWNYGSNNYATTLFDAIAKHYAIDLQRPWCDLSKQEQAIILYGNNGEKIDVDPSKLRFKTSQTKRAFEGVIPSLNRRYLENLTNPDALAIYEQVMSETICPICHGQRLNKTALSVYFLGKNIAELCAMPINELADFLEQGKTTLSKNELKIADKLLGAILNRLGFMLEVGLSYLTLARSAMTLSGGESQRIRLATQIGAGLTGVVYILDEPSIGLHQRDNSKLLQSLRRLQELGNTVIIVEHDEETMLSADYLVDLGPGAGKNGGEIIACGTPKEVMANPNSLTAAYLSGRKYIPYKAEKRAGNGKSVCLEGASCHNLQNVTVDFPLGKFIAVTGVSGSGKSSLINSTLLPALQAKLNKSDILPANLQTIKGFEHIDKVINIDQSPIGRTPRSNPATYTGVFDLIRELFAMMPLAKARGYKPGRFSFNVPGGRCEACKGDGVKCISMNFLPDVYVNCDVCQGKRYQADTLEVKVNEKNIYEVLEMDIATAYDFFQAYPKIERKLKTLLDVGLGYLSLGHNSTLLSGGEAQRIKLASELARQATGSTFYILDEPTTGLHIDDVARLIAILQKLVDQGNTVLVIEHNLDVIKVADYIIDLGPEGGKNGGTVIATGTPNDLMKTEKSFTGQYLKKLDLRP from the coding sequence ATGCAGAAATTTATACAAATACGAGGTGCGAGAGAGCACAATCTAAAAAATGTCAATTTAGATTTACCACGTGAAAAATTAATCGTCCTAACTGGCTTGAGTGGATCTGGCAAATCATCATTAGCTTTCGATACGATTTTTGCTGAAGGTCAGAGACGCTACATTGAATCTTTGTCGACTTACGCTAGGATGTTCTTGGGCCAAAGTCACAAGCCAGATGTTGATGCTATTCATGGCTTAAGCCCAACTGTGGCAATCGATCAAAAAACAAATTCACATAACCCACGTTCAACAGTTGGAACAGTAACAGAAGTTTATGATTATTTACGTTTGTTGTACGCAAGAATTGGTAAGGCGCATTGCCCAAATTGTAAGCAACCAATTGAACATTTGGCCAAAGACCAGATTTTGAAGTCAATCTTAGATCTAGGTGAGGGCAGTCGACTCTTAATTTTAGCGCCTTTAGTTTTGCAAGCTAAGGGTGAATACAAGAAATTATTTAGCAATTTTCATGATCAAGGCTATGTTCGTTTCTTTGTGGATGGCGAAATTTATGATCTTGATGATGGTCCAATTAATTTAGACAAAAACAAGAAGCATGTGATTGCCTTAGTTGTCGATCGTATCGTTTTGCGTCTGAATGATTTGGAGCGCATAAGCGCAGCTGTTGAGTTAGCACTAGATTTAGGTAAAGGAATGCTCTTTGTCAAAAAAATTGAGCGTAATTCAGAAGCTATGGTGAATAAGCTGCCTGAGAAAGGCAAAAATAATGTGCTAAATTTGCCTGAACTGGGTACATTGTATTCTACGCTTAATTCTTGCCCCAAATGTCAAATTAGCATCGGTAATATCGATCGGCCACTTTTTTCTTTTAATAGTCCGATTGGCGCTTGCCCAGAATGTAAGGGATTAGGTTCCTTCAAAAGCGTTAATTTGCAAGCAGTCGTGCGTTATCCTGAGCGTTCGATTAAAGATGGCGCAATTCAAGCCCCAGGCTGGAATTATGGTAGCAATAATTATGCGACAACTTTATTTGATGCCATAGCTAAACATTATGCCATTGATTTACAACGCCCATGGTGTGATTTATCTAAGCAAGAACAGGCAATAATTCTTTATGGTAACAATGGCGAAAAAATTGACGTAGATCCAAGTAAGTTGCGCTTCAAGACAAGTCAGACCAAGCGCGCGTTCGAAGGCGTAATTCCGTCCTTAAATCGCCGCTATTTGGAAAATTTGACGAACCCTGATGCCTTAGCTATTTATGAGCAGGTGATGAGTGAAACAATCTGCCCAATTTGTCACGGCCAACGTTTGAACAAAACGGCCTTATCTGTTTATTTCCTTGGCAAAAACATCGCAGAATTATGCGCTATGCCGATCAATGAATTAGCTGATTTTTTGGAACAGGGCAAGACAACTTTAAGTAAGAATGAGTTGAAAATTGCCGATAAGTTGCTTGGAGCTATTTTGAATCGCCTAGGCTTCATGTTAGAAGTTGGCCTTTCGTATTTAACTTTAGCTCGTTCAGCTATGACTTTAAGCGGTGGTGAATCGCAACGTATTCGCTTAGCGACCCAAATTGGTGCTGGCTTAACCGGTGTAGTTTATATTTTGGATGAGCCGTCTATCGGTTTACATCAACGCGATAATAGCAAACTTTTGCAGAGCTTAAGGCGTCTACAGGAACTTGGTAATACCGTTATCATCGTGGAACATGATGAAGAAACGATGCTGTCAGCTGATTATTTGGTTGACTTAGGTCCAGGTGCAGGCAAAAATGGTGGCGAAATTATAGCTTGTGGTACGCCAAAAGAAGTTATGGCTAACCCTAATTCATTGACAGCAGCTTATCTATCAGGCCGAAAGTATATTCCTTATAAAGCTGAAAAACGGGCTGGTAATGGCAAGTCCGTTTGCTTGGAGGGCGCAAGCTGCCACAACTTGCAGAACGTGACAGTTGATTTCCCGCTTGGCAAATTTATTGCCGTAACTGGCGTTTCTGGCTCTGGCAAATCTAGTTTGATTAATAGCACTTTATTACCAGCTTTACAGGCCAAACTCAATAAGTCCGATATTTTGCCAGCTAATTTGCAAACGATTAAGGGCTTTGAGCATATTGATAAGGTTATTAATATTGATCAATCACCTATCGGCCGCACACCTAGAAGTAATCCGGCTACTTATACAGGTGTTTTTGATTTGATTCGTGAATTATTTGCTATGATGCCATTAGCCAAAGCTAGAGGCTATAAGCCAGGCCGCTTCAGCTTTAATGTCCCAGGTGGCCGTTGTGAAGCTTGCAAAGGCGATGGCGTTAAGTGTATTTCGATGAATTTTTTGCCAGATGTCTATGTGAATTGCGACGTCTGCCAGGGCAAGCGTTATCAAGCAGATACTTTGGAAGTTAAGGTTAATGAGAAAAATATTTATGAAGTTTTAGAGATGGACATTGCCACAGCCTATGACTTTTTCCAAGCTTATCCTAAAATTGAACGCAAATTGAAAACTTTGCTTGATGTTGGCTTGGGTTATCTCAGTTTGGGCCATAATTCAACCCTTTTGTCAGGTGGTGAAGCACAACGCATCAAATTAGCCAGCGAATTAGCTAGACAGGCAACAGGTTCAACGTTCTATATTTTGGACGAGCCAACGACTGGTTTACATATCGATGATGTAGCGAGATTGATTGCAATTTTGCAAAAGTTAGTCGATCAGGGTAATACAGTTTTAGTGATTGAACATAATTTGGACGTGATAAAAGTGGCTGACTATATCATCGATTTAGGCCCAGAAGGTGGTAAAAATGGTGGAACTGTCATAGCAACTGGTACACCTAACGACTTGATGAAGACAGAAAAATCATTTACAGGTCAGTATTTGAAAAAACTTGATTTAAGGCCTTAG
- a CDS encoding ATP-dependent Clp protease ATP-binding subunit has translation MNPLNGLGKIEACDNCHEYVAVMHIFKGNKNMKLCISCAYKLGLAQENSDIAKAFAAMGITQENADMFNTRIEDVQDMFPDGDISSAVQETFGTTNGAEIQNMLGELQKNLLNKADKDEQTADDAYDETSDGMNESNSLFANFPLFKQDKKPKGENKDKSNLKFLSKYALNLNEQARQGKIDAMIGRKEELSRLIQILNRRNKNNPVLLGEPGVGKTALAEGLATAIVNGEVPGKLADFEVYLLDMTALVAGTQFRGQFENRLKGVVDEVKRLGNVILVIDELHNIMGAGNSEGAMNAANILKPALARGEIRIIGSTTLAEYRKSIEKDTALERRFQPIIVNEPNREDTLAMLYSKRAYLEDYHYVTYSDEILTATFDLADRYITNRFFPDKAIDILDEAGSQANLNNKDLNIYQKVFKACIELKKQISQTEELVDKARESGKVNITEQADSKQGKSAELDINKLYATLAQLKAELAQQEEVKTAAEQKMTRTKIKFSDIAAVIEKWTHIPVKEISQSESERLLALKERLSSKVIGQPEAINALAQAIKRKRLGLGKPGKPSSFIFVGPTGVGKTELVKTLAEAMFGRKDAYIRLDMSEYMESHTVSKLIGSPPGYVGYEDAGQLTEKVRRNPYSVILLDEIEKAHQDVFNILLQILDDGRLTDSQGRLVNFSNTIIVMTSNAGTSLKQASIGFTPDAYTSMEQKVQEALRQVFKPEFLNRVDEIIVFRQLKLPQIREIIDLMLNELNECLAKRQINLTISKAAKNLLSLVGYDEQYGARPLRRTITRYIENKIADLYLLNKLDHVHELFISLPEEREAVCSDCANLQNYSKQELAIWAAEIVFSADGKQL, from the coding sequence ATGAATCCGCTAAACGGCTTAGGAAAAATTGAAGCTTGTGATAATTGCCATGAATATGTCGCTGTTATGCACATATTTAAGGGTAATAAGAATATGAAGCTGTGTATAAGCTGCGCTTATAAATTGGGTTTAGCTCAAGAAAATAGCGATATTGCCAAAGCCTTTGCTGCGATGGGCATTACGCAAGAGAATGCTGATATGTTCAATACCAGGATAGAAGATGTCCAAGATATGTTCCCAGATGGCGATATTTCAAGTGCTGTCCAAGAAACTTTTGGTACGACAAATGGCGCTGAAATTCAGAATATGTTAGGCGAATTGCAGAAAAATCTACTTAACAAGGCTGACAAAGACGAACAGACAGCAGATGATGCTTACGATGAAACTAGCGATGGCATGAATGAATCGAACTCACTTTTTGCGAATTTTCCGCTTTTTAAGCAGGATAAAAAGCCAAAGGGAGAGAATAAAGATAAGAGCAATCTTAAATTTTTGAGTAAATATGCGCTCAATTTGAATGAGCAGGCCAGACAAGGCAAGATTGATGCAATGATTGGTCGTAAAGAAGAATTGAGTCGTTTGATTCAGATTCTAAATCGGCGCAACAAAAACAATCCTGTCTTGTTGGGTGAACCTGGTGTTGGTAAAACAGCATTAGCTGAGGGATTGGCGACAGCCATTGTAAATGGTGAAGTGCCAGGTAAGTTGGCTGACTTTGAGGTTTATTTACTAGATATGACGGCTTTGGTAGCCGGGACACAATTTCGTGGCCAATTTGAAAACCGCTTAAAAGGTGTTGTGGATGAAGTTAAGCGCTTAGGTAATGTAATTTTGGTTATAGATGAATTACATAACATAATGGGCGCTGGCAATTCAGAAGGGGCAATGAATGCAGCTAATATCTTGAAACCAGCTTTGGCAAGAGGCGAAATTAGAATTATCGGCTCAACTACTTTAGCTGAATATAGAAAGTCAATTGAAAAGGACACAGCTTTAGAACGCCGTTTCCAGCCAATCATCGTGAATGAACCTAATCGCGAAGATACTCTAGCTATGCTTTATAGCAAGCGTGCCTATTTGGAAGATTATCACTATGTAACTTATTCTGATGAAATATTAACAGCCACGTTTGATTTAGCTGACCGTTATATTACCAATCGTTTCTTCCCAGATAAAGCGATTGATATTCTTGATGAAGCTGGCTCACAGGCCAATTTGAACAACAAAGATTTGAATATTTATCAAAAGGTGTTCAAAGCCTGTATTGAACTGAAGAAACAGATAAGTCAGACAGAAGAACTCGTAGATAAAGCCCGTGAGTCAGGTAAAGTTAATATCACGGAACAAGCTGATTCAAAACAGGGTAAATCAGCTGAACTTGATATTAACAAGTTATATGCAACTTTAGCTCAACTTAAAGCTGAATTAGCTCAACAAGAAGAGGTCAAGACAGCAGCTGAACAAAAGATGACGAGAACAAAGATTAAGTTCAGCGATATTGCAGCTGTTATTGAGAAATGGACGCATATTCCAGTTAAAGAAATCAGTCAAAGTGAATCAGAGCGCTTGTTGGCACTTAAAGAACGCTTAAGTTCTAAAGTTATTGGCCAACCTGAGGCAATTAATGCTTTAGCTCAAGCTATCAAGCGTAAACGCCTAGGCTTAGGCAAACCTGGCAAACCAAGCTCCTTTATCTTTGTTGGCCCAACTGGTGTAGGTAAAACAGAGTTAGTCAAAACTTTAGCAGAGGCAATGTTTGGGCGCAAAGATGCCTATATTCGCCTTGATATGTCTGAATACATGGAGAGTCATACGGTATCTAAGTTAATCGGTTCGCCACCAGGTTATGTTGGTTATGAAGATGCCGGCCAATTAACTGAGAAAGTTAGACGTAACCCATATAGCGTTATTCTGTTGGATGAAATAGAAAAAGCGCATCAAGATGTGTTTAATATACTCTTGCAAATTTTGGATGATGGTCGCCTAACTGACAGTCAGGGCCGCTTGGTCAATTTCAGTAATACCATTATTGTTATGACAAGTAACGCTGGTACAAGCTTGAAGCAAGCTTCAATTGGCTTTACGCCTGATGCATATACTTCTATGGAGCAAAAGGTGCAAGAAGCTTTGCGGCAAGTGTTTAAGCCAGAATTCTTGAACCGTGTGGATGAGATCATTGTCTTCCGCCAGCTTAAGCTGCCACAAATTAGAGAGATCATTGATTTGATGCTGAATGAGCTTAATGAATGCCTTGCTAAACGGCAGATCAATCTGACAATTAGCAAGGCTGCCAAAAACTTATTGTCACTTGTCGGTTATGATGAACAGTATGGCGCTCGCCCATTACGGCGAACAATAACTCGCTATATTGAAAATAAAATAGCTGATTTGTACTTGCTAAACAAGTTAGATCATGTGCATGAACTGTTTATCTCATTGCCAGAAGAACGAGAAGCAGTATGTAGTGATTGTGCAAATCTACAAAATTACTCTAAACAAGAATTAGCAATATGGGCAGCTGAAATTGTCTTTTCGGCTGATGGAAAGCAATTATAA
- a CDS encoding ZinT/AdcA family metal-binding protein: MKKHIALALSLVLTASLFAACSKQEAKPTKAAKETKAAESVAATKAESKETKSSEADKKPAKAEEVSLEDWKGTWNSIEGYYDEPEVKKAMEEKAKEIKKKFDDLKAEKSKECHVDWLGLKIDGKTITFLDNFASKNGKELEKVEYVFKEMKQVGKEGEEHSKWAVFEAKDKNAKHPLLLMMPVHGEDEITHFHIRYGKSVDEMLKMDEWWPVMAKDSSTMEQVITEVTH; this comes from the coding sequence ATGAAAAAACATATAGCATTAGCATTATCTTTGGTTCTGACTGCAAGTTTGTTTGCAGCATGTTCTAAGCAGGAAGCTAAGCCGACAAAGGCAGCTAAGGAAACAAAAGCTGCAGAGTCAGTGGCAGCTACTAAAGCTGAGAGCAAGGAAACAAAGTCATCCGAAGCTGACAAGAAGCCAGCCAAAGCCGAAGAGGTTTCTCTTGAGGATTGGAAGGGTACTTGGAATAGCATCGAGGGTTACTATGATGAGCCTGAAGTCAAGAAGGCTATGGAAGAAAAGGCTAAGGAGATCAAAAAGAAGTTTGATGATCTCAAGGCTGAAAAGTCTAAAGAATGTCATGTTGATTGGCTTGGCTTGAAGATCGACGGCAAGACGATCACTTTCTTAGACAACTTTGCAAGCAAAAACGGCAAAGAGCTTGAGAAGGTCGAATATGTCTTCAAAGAGATGAAGCAAGTCGGTAAAGAGGGCGAAGAGCACTCCAAATGGGCAGTGTTCGAAGCTAAAGACAAGAATGCAAAGCATCCTTTGTTGTTGATGATGCCAGTTCATGGCGAAGACGAAATTACACATTTCCATATTCGTTATGGTAAGAGTGTTGATGAAATGTTGAAGATGGATGAGTGGTGGCCTGTAATGGCTAAGGACTCCAGCACAATGGAGCAAGTTATCACAGAAGTGACACACTAA